A single region of the Ptychodera flava strain L36383 chromosome 9, AS_Pfla_20210202, whole genome shotgun sequence genome encodes:
- the LOC139140905 gene encoding uncharacterized protein isoform X2: MLTRSRKRKEQAESSCETSSSDGLQRKKPHNLNQRGTPDSQVSDDNCHQNDSDNGKMVTEQTWVQCELESCLKWRRISSEEAKQLSQSKQWFCTLNWDTEHNRCENPEEICDEFGVRKYGYRYVYSQLPVGSLVWAKMPGHVSWPAILCPSPEDNTYVSYDEDGDVLWYHVEFLGKVHSHCWVLYYNVEVYARGKQPINILCHPVQKQKSNRLSKPVMAKKYRSKAYNEALQAAIEEADSLALSSCPDHLEQCVYRYQEHCTENKNSEPSVEASPSGPQEKKMESQQTVQKPKKKQKTTHHISKEDQIKSKEELSDAGKLSSSNEWIPSLSSLANCSKEEKFTSDVQAWQEKATAFEETVLNFMKTRSMPIKRLPFWQGVHINLYQLYMAVQDGGGFHRVCMSPGGWATVYRQSTGIDKSRSSGAQTAKIYYQRNLLPYELYRAGKNYDIVTPEVSKSNLEIEFHHSLGAEKKPPHIDDVNTDYSRAPSQCSQFRDAKMQELPVSSNSPEDFADEAAEAMREMEDIENMLTNLKTDVQARHDEPCNQFDRVVERVTTAPKSTPEAMKLKFYSGYLSDSSQVEDSQNSNLQCVPDVTSQVKYTTQSASDYFLEMEKTELEIDQLYDEISHQWTVL, encoded by the exons ATGCTTACGAGAAGCAGAAAGAGGAAGG AACAGGCAGAATCAAGTTGTGAGACTTCATCATCAGATGGACTGCAAAGGAAAAAGCCCCACAACCTTAATCAAAGAGGAACACCTGACAGCCAAGTCTCAGATGACAATTGTCATCAAAATGATTCAGATAATGGTAAAATG GTGACAGAGCAAACATGGGTGCAGTGTGAACTGGAGTCTTGTCTCAAGTGGAGAAGAATATCTTCTGAAGAAGCCAAGCAATTAAGTCAGAGCAAGCAATGGTTCTGTACTCTAAACTGGGACACAGAACACAATAGATGTGAAAATCCAGAGGAGATATGTGATGAGTTTGGTGTTAGGAAGTATGGATATAGATATGTGTACAGTCAGTTGCCAGTTGGTTCCCTTGTGTGGGCTAAAATGCCTGGTCATGTCAG ttGGCCAGCTATACTATGCCCATCTCCCGAGGACAATACATATGTCAGTTACGATGAGGATGGAGATGTTTTGTGGTACCATGTTGAATTTCTGGGCAAAGTCCATTCACACTGCTGGGTCTTGTACTACAATGTTGAAGTATATGCCAGAGGAAAACAGCCGATAAACATTCTATGTCATCCTGTCCAAAAACAG AAATCTAACAGGCTAAGCAAACCTGTGATGGCAAAGAAGTATCGTTCGAAAGCTTACAACGAGGCTCTCCAAGCAGCAATAGAAGAAGCAGACAGCCTGGCACTGTCATCCTGCCCAGATCATCTGGAACAGTGTGTATACAGATATCAAGAACACTGTACAGAAAATAAAA attcagaACCGAGTGTTGAGGCATCACCCTCTGGACCTCAGGAAAAGAAGATGGAATCTCAACAGACTGTTCAGAAACCAAAGAAGAAACAGAAAACAACTCACCACATCTCAAAAGAAGATCAAATTAAGTCAAAAGAG GAACTCAGCGACGCAGGGAAGTTAAGTTCATCAAATGAATGGATCCCATCATTGTCATCTCTTGCAAACTGTTCAAAGGAAGAGAAGTTTACATCCGATGTTCAG GCTTGGCAGGAAAAAGCTACAGCCTTTGAGGAAACTGtgttgaatttcatgaaaacaagATCCATGCCTATAAAAAGACTACCTTTCTGGCAAGGTGTACATATCAACTTGTATCAACTATACATGGCAGTACAAGATGGAGGAGGATTTCACAGA GTGTGCATGAGCCCAGGTGGCTGGGCTACCGTATACAGACAATCAACAGGAATTGATAAGAGCAGGAGTTCTGGTGCACAAACTGCTAAGATCTATTACCAAAG aaatttgctcCCCTATGAGCTATACAGGGCAGGCAAGAATTATGATATTGTTACGCCTGAAGTGTCCAAATCGAACCTTGAAAtagaatttcatcattcacttGGAGCAGAGAAAAAGCCACCACACATAGATGATGTAAACACAG attactCCAGAGCACccagtcagtgttcacagttCAGAGATGCCAAAATGCAGGAACTGCCTG TCAGCAGCAATTCACCAGAAGACTTTGCCGATGAAGCAGCGGAAGCCATGAGAGAAATGGAAGATATAGAAAACATGCTGACTAATTTGAAGACTGACGTACAAGCCAGACATGATGAACCATGTAATCAGTTTGACAGAGTAGTTGAAAGGGTTACCACTG CTCCCAAATCAACACCAGAGGCCATGAAACTAAAGTTCTATTCTGGTTACTTGAGCGACTCTTCCCAGGTTGAAGACTCTCAG AACTCTAATTTGCAGTGTGTACCAGATGTAACAAGCCAGGTAAAGTACACCACTCAGTCTGCCAGCGACTATTTTCTTGAGATGGAAAAGACAGAACTTGAGATAGATCAACTCTATGATGAGATCTCTCACCAGTGGACTGTACTGTGA
- the LOC139140905 gene encoding uncharacterized protein isoform X1 — MLTRSRKRKEQAESSCETSSSDGLQRKKPHNLNQRGTPDSQVSDDNCHQNDSDNGKMVTEQTWVQCELESCLKWRRISSEEAKQLSQSKQWFCTLNWDTEHNRCENPEEICDEFGVRKYGYRYVYSQLPVGSLVWAKMPGHVSWPAILCPSPEDNTYVSYDEDGDVLWYHVEFLGKVHSHCWVLYYNVEVYARGKQPINILCHPVQKQKSNRLSKPVMAKKYRSKAYNEALQAAIEEADSLALSSCPDHLEQCVYRYQEHCTENKNSEPSVEASPSGPQEKKMESQQTVQKPKKKQKTTHHISKEDQIKSKEELSDAGKLSSSNEWIPSLSSLANCSKEEKFTSDVQAWQEKATAFEETVLNFMKTRSMPIKRLPFWQGVHINLYQLYMAVQDGGGFHRVCMSPGGWATVYRQSTGIDKSRSSGAQTAKIYYQRNLLPYELYRAGKNYDIVTPEVSKSNLEIEFHHSLGAEKKPPHIDDVNTDYSRAPSQCSQFRDAKMQELPAVSSNSPEDFADEAAEAMREMEDIENMLTNLKTDVQARHDEPCNQFDRVVERVTTAPKSTPEAMKLKFYSGYLSDSSQVEDSQNSNLQCVPDVTSQVKYTTQSASDYFLEMEKTELEIDQLYDEISHQWTVL, encoded by the exons ATGCTTACGAGAAGCAGAAAGAGGAAGG AACAGGCAGAATCAAGTTGTGAGACTTCATCATCAGATGGACTGCAAAGGAAAAAGCCCCACAACCTTAATCAAAGAGGAACACCTGACAGCCAAGTCTCAGATGACAATTGTCATCAAAATGATTCAGATAATGGTAAAATG GTGACAGAGCAAACATGGGTGCAGTGTGAACTGGAGTCTTGTCTCAAGTGGAGAAGAATATCTTCTGAAGAAGCCAAGCAATTAAGTCAGAGCAAGCAATGGTTCTGTACTCTAAACTGGGACACAGAACACAATAGATGTGAAAATCCAGAGGAGATATGTGATGAGTTTGGTGTTAGGAAGTATGGATATAGATATGTGTACAGTCAGTTGCCAGTTGGTTCCCTTGTGTGGGCTAAAATGCCTGGTCATGTCAG ttGGCCAGCTATACTATGCCCATCTCCCGAGGACAATACATATGTCAGTTACGATGAGGATGGAGATGTTTTGTGGTACCATGTTGAATTTCTGGGCAAAGTCCATTCACACTGCTGGGTCTTGTACTACAATGTTGAAGTATATGCCAGAGGAAAACAGCCGATAAACATTCTATGTCATCCTGTCCAAAAACAG AAATCTAACAGGCTAAGCAAACCTGTGATGGCAAAGAAGTATCGTTCGAAAGCTTACAACGAGGCTCTCCAAGCAGCAATAGAAGAAGCAGACAGCCTGGCACTGTCATCCTGCCCAGATCATCTGGAACAGTGTGTATACAGATATCAAGAACACTGTACAGAAAATAAAA attcagaACCGAGTGTTGAGGCATCACCCTCTGGACCTCAGGAAAAGAAGATGGAATCTCAACAGACTGTTCAGAAACCAAAGAAGAAACAGAAAACAACTCACCACATCTCAAAAGAAGATCAAATTAAGTCAAAAGAG GAACTCAGCGACGCAGGGAAGTTAAGTTCATCAAATGAATGGATCCCATCATTGTCATCTCTTGCAAACTGTTCAAAGGAAGAGAAGTTTACATCCGATGTTCAG GCTTGGCAGGAAAAAGCTACAGCCTTTGAGGAAACTGtgttgaatttcatgaaaacaagATCCATGCCTATAAAAAGACTACCTTTCTGGCAAGGTGTACATATCAACTTGTATCAACTATACATGGCAGTACAAGATGGAGGAGGATTTCACAGA GTGTGCATGAGCCCAGGTGGCTGGGCTACCGTATACAGACAATCAACAGGAATTGATAAGAGCAGGAGTTCTGGTGCACAAACTGCTAAGATCTATTACCAAAG aaatttgctcCCCTATGAGCTATACAGGGCAGGCAAGAATTATGATATTGTTACGCCTGAAGTGTCCAAATCGAACCTTGAAAtagaatttcatcattcacttGGAGCAGAGAAAAAGCCACCACACATAGATGATGTAAACACAG attactCCAGAGCACccagtcagtgttcacagttCAGAGATGCCAAAATGCAGGAACTGCCTG CAGTCAGCAGCAATTCACCAGAAGACTTTGCCGATGAAGCAGCGGAAGCCATGAGAGAAATGGAAGATATAGAAAACATGCTGACTAATTTGAAGACTGACGTACAAGCCAGACATGATGAACCATGTAATCAGTTTGACAGAGTAGTTGAAAGGGTTACCACTG CTCCCAAATCAACACCAGAGGCCATGAAACTAAAGTTCTATTCTGGTTACTTGAGCGACTCTTCCCAGGTTGAAGACTCTCAG AACTCTAATTTGCAGTGTGTACCAGATGTAACAAGCCAGGTAAAGTACACCACTCAGTCTGCCAGCGACTATTTTCTTGAGATGGAAAAGACAGAACTTGAGATAGATCAACTCTATGATGAGATCTCTCACCAGTGGACTGTACTGTGA